The following are from one region of the Hydrogenimonas sp. SS33 genome:
- a CDS encoding molecular chaperone TorD family protein encodes MNDVLTKQLARVNLYALISRILMKEADETFLEKFEGDEMILSFFPNYRNWEKREELGRKELLEQFLNVDFTNLFVLHMIPYESFYRRDDQMLETGGDNPVVQIYNEYDFRAQLDVARAVSPDHIGIELEFMYMLASSEYKALENEDTAAACEIAKIERDFLKEHLLEWAPMFLMNMKAEAGTPFYYDAASLALEFMLNDYEYLNELIGEEGCNYRA; translated from the coding sequence ATGAACGACGTTCTGACCAAACAACTCGCCCGTGTCAATCTCTATGCGCTGATCTCCAGAATTCTGATGAAAGAGGCGGATGAAACCTTTCTGGAAAAGTTCGAAGGGGACGAGATGATCCTCTCCTTCTTCCCCAACTACCGGAACTGGGAGAAACGGGAGGAACTCGGCAGAAAGGAGCTGCTGGAGCAGTTTCTCAATGTCGACTTCACCAACCTCTTCGTTCTGCATATGATTCCCTACGAATCTTTCTACCGGCGGGACGACCAGATGCTGGAGACCGGCGGGGACAATCCGGTAGTGCAGATCTACAACGAATACGACTTCCGGGCACAGCTCGACGTGGCCCGTGCCGTGAGCCCCGACCACATCGGCATCGAACTGGAGTTCATGTATATGCTGGCCTCCTCGGAGTACAAGGCGCTGGAGAACGAAGATACCGCGGCGGCATGCGAAATCGCAAAAATCGAGAGGGATTTTCTCAAAGAGCATCTGCTGGAGTGGGCGCCGATGTTCCTGATGAACATGAAGGCGGAGGCGGGAACGCCCTTCTACTACGATGCCGCCTCACTGGCTTTGGAATTCATGCTCAACGACTACGAGTACCTGAACGAACTGATCGGCGAAGAGGGATGTAACTACCGGGCATGA
- a CDS encoding 4Fe-4S dicluster domain-containing protein, whose protein sequence is MSTLIFEPARCVRSVTKFSDCTKCVDICPVDTLTIAENNLPAFVPSACVDCGGCMGVCPTESFKLKDFDATEFFFEFAAEPSPLISCRVNVPCIMALSTEHLISLALVKEKPVILDIGHCHTCPYKEPLYANILKSVEEANYLLEAIESGKKIELQEIAAREQGVGDDVDQNDRRAFLERLSLKGAVKSKAQFEELLEATSDEMREHAVGLAEIARIRQKELPDKRKILFTALKRAPRPERYHTIAEEDISFASQKFIDMETCTNCQMCYRICPTGALSSDPKNSKIFFDAMMCVKCRACHDTCEPDSLKLQPTFELKEFFEPTQRLLAAFRLIRCDECGIHFTSLHGERVCPRCAVEEEEALELWGLEEKPDGSIWFIEEEEK, encoded by the coding sequence ATGAGTACACTGATATTCGAACCGGCACGCTGCGTCCGCAGTGTCACCAAATTTTCCGACTGTACCAAATGTGTCGACATCTGCCCCGTCGATACGTTGACCATCGCCGAGAACAACCTGCCCGCCTTCGTCCCCTCGGCATGCGTCGACTGCGGCGGCTGCATGGGGGTCTGCCCGACGGAGAGTTTCAAACTCAAGGATTTCGATGCCACCGAATTCTTCTTCGAATTCGCCGCGGAACCCTCGCCGCTCATCTCCTGCCGCGTCAATGTCCCCTGCATCATGGCGCTCTCCACCGAGCACCTGATATCGCTGGCACTTGTGAAAGAGAAACCGGTCATACTCGATATCGGCCACTGCCACACCTGCCCCTACAAAGAGCCTCTTTACGCCAACATCCTCAAAAGCGTGGAGGAGGCGAACTACCTGTTGGAGGCGATCGAGAGCGGCAAAAAGATCGAACTACAAGAGATCGCGGCGAGAGAGCAGGGGGTCGGTGACGATGTGGATCAGAACGACCGGCGCGCCTTTCTGGAACGCTTGTCCCTGAAAGGGGCGGTCAAGTCGAAAGCCCAGTTCGAAGAGCTGCTCGAAGCGACCAGCGACGAGATGCGCGAACATGCGGTCGGCCTGGCCGAAATCGCACGCATTAGGCAAAAGGAGCTTCCCGACAAGCGGAAGATCCTCTTCACCGCCCTCAAAAGGGCGCCAAGGCCCGAACGGTACCATACGATCGCCGAAGAGGATATCTCCTTCGCCTCCCAGAAATTCATCGACATGGAGACCTGCACCAACTGCCAGATGTGCTACCGCATCTGCCCGACGGGGGCGCTCAGCAGCGACCCGAAGAACAGCAAAATCTTTTTCGACGCGATGATGTGTGTCAAATGCCGGGCCTGCCACGACACCTGCGAGCCCGACAGTCTGAAGCTGCAGCCCACCTTCGAATTGAAGGAGTTTTTTGAGCCGACCCAGCGGCTTCTGGCGGCATTCAGGCTGATCCGCTGTGACGAATGCGGCATCCACTTCACCTCCCTGCACGGAGAGCGGGTCTGCCCCCGGTGCGCCGTGGAGGAGGAAGAGGCCCTGGAACTCTGGGGCCTCGAGGAGAAACCCGACGGCTCCATCTGGTTTATCGAAGAGGAGGAGAAATAA
- a CDS encoding NAD(P)-binding domain-containing protein, translating into MTDKMHNLVIVGAGPAGIATAVESYILGIRDIVVLEKDQNHNATIRKYYKENKRVDKDWKGQKVELDGNIYFVDGTKESTLDFFDEVIAHHSVELITHTEVQKIVKKDDHFEVLIPGGSVKARYVVVTIGRMGKPNKPDYKIPPSIRKRVNYTLDACGEGEKILVVGGGDSAIEYALDLTGKNDVTICYRRQTFRRANPTNQTDIANAIAHGEVRPYLGVDIEGLEEDEGRVKVIFSQKEPEIFDRVVYAIGGTTPSAFLQGSGIRVEDGKPVHDENYMTDVPGLYVAGDITQESGGSIALGLNHGYAIAHHIMRQIKDCPECKPLPTVE; encoded by the coding sequence ATGACGGACAAAATGCACAATCTGGTTATTGTGGGTGCCGGTCCGGCAGGCATTGCCACCGCCGTCGAAAGCTATATCCTGGGAATCCGGGATATAGTAGTTCTGGAAAAAGATCAGAACCACAATGCAACGATCCGAAAATACTACAAAGAGAACAAACGGGTGGACAAGGACTGGAAAGGGCAGAAGGTCGAACTGGACGGGAATATCTATTTTGTCGACGGGACCAAAGAGAGCACCCTCGATTTTTTCGACGAAGTGATCGCCCACCACTCTGTGGAACTGATAACCCATACCGAAGTACAGAAGATTGTCAAAAAGGATGACCATTTCGAAGTCCTGATTCCGGGCGGTTCGGTGAAAGCGCGTTATGTGGTCGTAACGATCGGAAGAATGGGCAAGCCGAACAAACCCGATTACAAAATTCCTCCTTCGATCCGAAAACGCGTCAACTATACCCTCGATGCGTGCGGTGAGGGGGAGAAGATTCTCGTGGTCGGGGGCGGGGATTCCGCCATTGAGTATGCCTTGGACCTGACCGGAAAAAACGATGTAACCATCTGTTACCGGCGGCAGACCTTTCGACGGGCCAATCCGACCAACCAGACCGATATCGCCAATGCCATCGCCCATGGTGAGGTACGTCCCTATCTCGGCGTCGATATCGAGGGGCTTGAAGAGGATGAAGGGCGTGTAAAAGTGATTTTTTCCCAGAAGGAACCGGAGATTTTTGACCGGGTTGTCTATGCCATCGGCGGAACGACACCAAGCGCGTTTCTGCAGGGGTCGGGCATTCGGGTCGAAGATGGCAAACCGGTCCATGACGAAAATTACATGACCGATGTTCCGGGACTCTATGTCGCAGGTGATATCACCCAGGAGTCCGGCGGTTCCATTGCCCTGGGGCTCAATCACGGTTATGCCATCGCCCACCATATCATGCGGCAGATCAAAGACTGTCCCGAGTGCAAACCGCTGCCCACGGTGGAGTGA
- a CDS encoding VWA domain-containing protein → MLLLPCFWRCPAGVVKLYFPKILLLPASRFSLSKEPLLYASVYLFAVTALASPVTYDRLAASERHGRDLVLALDTSGSMAESGFDREHPMRRKFDVVISLVKSFLKNRHDDNIGLVLFGSFAFAASPVTYDLAALQEIVDTADVGVAGQSTAIGEGIDQALRALSFSHAKKKVIVLMTDGYQNAGSVSIKEAVEKAKRRGVKIYTIGIGKPKDYDAKLLKKIADETGAKSFSAANAEDLKEVFEELDSLEPSPIRSHTMINRRPLYQWPLLGAMILLIGYLSFGGRVRR, encoded by the coding sequence TTGCTGCTGCTTCCCTGCTTCTGGCGCTGTCCCGCCGGCGTCGTGAAGCTCTATTTTCCGAAAATTTTGCTGCTTCCCGCCTCCCGTTTCTCTCTTTCTAAAGAGCCGCTGCTCTATGCGTCGGTCTATCTGTTTGCCGTGACGGCTCTCGCTTCGCCGGTGACCTATGACCGCCTGGCCGCCAGCGAACGGCACGGGCGCGACCTGGTGCTGGCGCTGGATACCAGCGGCTCCATGGCGGAATCGGGTTTTGACAGGGAACATCCGATGCGCCGGAAATTCGATGTCGTCATCTCCCTGGTCAAGAGCTTTCTCAAAAACCGTCACGACGACAATATCGGCCTGGTGCTCTTCGGCTCCTTTGCCTTCGCCGCCTCTCCCGTCACCTACGATCTGGCGGCACTGCAGGAGATCGTCGACACGGCCGACGTGGGGGTGGCGGGGCAGAGTACCGCCATCGGCGAGGGGATCGACCAGGCGCTTCGGGCCCTCTCTTTTTCCCATGCCAAAAAGAAGGTGATCGTACTGATGACCGACGGTTACCAGAACGCCGGGTCGGTCTCGATCAAGGAGGCGGTGGAGAAGGCGAAGCGCCGGGGTGTCAAAATCTACACCATCGGCATCGGCAAACCGAAAGACTACGACGCCAAACTGCTGAAAAAGATCGCCGACGAAACGGGCGCGAAAAGCTTTTCCGCCGCCAATGCGGAGGATTTGAAGGAGGTCTTCGAAGAGCTCGACAGCCTGGAACCCAGCCCCATCCGCTCCCATACGATGATCAACCGGCGGCCTCTGTATCAGTGGCCGCTGCTTGGGGCGATGATTCTGCTGATCGGGTATCTCTCTTTTGGGGGGAGGGTGAGAAGGTGA
- a CDS encoding VWA domain-containing protein — translation MSFLHPFFLWLLLPLALFAWLRLRDERKNALPLHPKVILENRRTLLVRLAPFIALGWMVVALARPVTKESETITAPSGSTLYLAIDASRSMLATDRKPDRYRFAKAAIERLVERDSRHKFALIAFTTNALILSPPTEDKALIHAALEAFRPDYILTHGTSIEALLRYVGRFGGERKDLVIFSDGGDEEDLQKLADLARANHIRVFGVACATRRGSTIPGESGWLRDKNGRLVVSIQNPILENLAEATGGAFIDESTPEAVADALLERVRDPLKRQSSQRTTYREWFWLPLLLGIGFFLAGTLSSAGLVKRLLPLLALLGIQGQAGLLDYHYLLKGYELYRKGAYEKAEKAFEKVDPPLLESRYGLGAALYKMGAYKKAGQVFASIKSRDPDVKAAIYYNLGNCAVRIGRFKSARDYYVKAIQLTSDPDAKSNLKKVLFLIEKRRAKVEPKANRHVKAASSSASTDQKKEKGTKKGSSQQRMGQGSGAQSATKSTRVGVRKGSQKMSRRHPLSSKVYEMINKGYVHEERPW, via the coding sequence ATGAGTTTTCTCCATCCCTTTTTCCTCTGGCTGCTGCTGCCTCTGGCCCTTTTCGCGTGGCTTCGCCTGAGAGATGAGCGAAAAAACGCTCTGCCGCTGCATCCCAAAGTGATTCTCGAAAACCGGCGGACCCTTCTGGTGCGCCTCGCCCCTTTTATCGCGCTGGGGTGGATGGTGGTGGCGCTCGCCAGGCCCGTGACGAAGGAGAGCGAAACCATCACGGCGCCTTCGGGCAGTACACTCTACCTGGCCATCGACGCCTCCCGCTCCATGCTGGCCACGGACCGCAAACCCGACCGCTACCGCTTCGCCAAGGCGGCCATCGAAAGGCTCGTCGAGCGTGACAGCCGCCACAAATTCGCCCTTATCGCTTTTACCACCAACGCCCTGATCCTCTCGCCGCCGACGGAGGACAAAGCGCTCATCCACGCGGCGCTGGAGGCTTTCAGGCCCGACTACATTCTCACCCACGGCACCTCCATCGAAGCGCTGTTGCGCTATGTCGGGCGTTTCGGAGGGGAGCGGAAGGATCTGGTCATCTTCAGCGACGGCGGGGACGAGGAAGACCTGCAGAAACTGGCCGATCTGGCGCGCGCGAACCACATCCGCGTCTTCGGGGTCGCCTGTGCAACGCGCCGGGGCAGCACCATACCGGGCGAAAGCGGCTGGCTGCGGGACAAAAACGGCCGCCTGGTGGTGTCGATCCAGAACCCCATTCTCGAAAACCTGGCTGAGGCGACGGGAGGGGCGTTCATCGACGAATCGACCCCCGAGGCGGTGGCAGATGCGCTGCTGGAGCGAGTACGCGACCCGTTGAAGCGCCAGAGCAGCCAACGCACGACCTACCGGGAGTGGTTCTGGCTGCCGCTGCTGCTGGGGATCGGCTTCTTTCTCGCGGGTACCCTCTCAAGCGCGGGTCTCGTCAAGCGCCTCCTGCCTCTGTTGGCGCTTCTGGGCATACAGGGCCAGGCGGGGCTGCTGGACTACCATTACCTCTTGAAAGGGTACGAACTCTACCGCAAGGGCGCCTACGAAAAGGCGGAGAAAGCCTTCGAAAAGGTGGACCCGCCGCTTCTGGAGAGCCGTTACGGCCTTGGGGCGGCGCTTTATAAAATGGGGGCCTACAAAAAGGCGGGGCAGGTCTTCGCGTCGATCAAAAGCCGTGACCCGGATGTCAAGGCGGCCATCTACTACAACCTGGGCAACTGCGCCGTGCGAATCGGCCGCTTCAAAAGTGCCCGGGATTACTATGTCAAGGCGATCCAGCTCACCTCGGACCCCGACGCGAAATCCAACCTGAAAAAGGTCCTCTTTCTCATCGAAAAGCGGCGGGCGAAGGTGGAACCCAAAGCCAACCGCCACGTCAAGGCGGCCTCCAGCAGCGCCTCGACCGACCAGAAGAAGGAGAAGGGGACGAAAAAGGGAAGCTCCCAGCAGCGGATGGGGCAGGGCAGCGGGGCGCAGTCCGCGACCAAATCGACCCGTGTAGGTGTTCGGAAGGGGTCGCAGAAGATGAGCAGGCGCCACCCCCTCTCCTCCAAAGTCTACGAGATGATCAACAAGGGGTATGTGCATGAAGAGAGGCCGTGGTGA
- a CDS encoding c-type cytochrome produces the protein MKNNRNIVLITVLALLPLFGADKGEQIYMSKGCYGCHGTHGEGIGDYPRLAGRSQAELMRLLEQLKKGIGHTSKREMMIPFAQALDEAQMKAVTRFLSAQNPHAEEDESLRTPEDILGGSDM, from the coding sequence ATGAAAAATAATCGGAACATCGTCTTGATCACGGTACTGGCCCTTCTTCCTCTTTTCGGCGCCGACAAAGGGGAGCAGATATATATGAGCAAGGGGTGTTACGGATGCCACGGCACCCACGGAGAAGGGATCGGCGACTATCCCCGTCTGGCGGGACGGTCGCAGGCGGAACTGATGCGGCTGCTCGAACAGCTCAAAAAAGGGATCGGCCACACCAGCAAGCGGGAGATGATGATCCCCTTCGCCCAGGCCCTCGACGAAGCGCAGATGAAAGCGGTCACCCGGTTTCTGAGCGCCCAGAACCCCCATGCCGAAGAGGATGAATCGCTGCGGACCCCGGAAGATATTCTGGGCGGGTCGGATATGTGA